The following proteins are co-located in the Candida dubliniensis CD36 chromosome 3, complete sequence genome:
- a CDS encoding alpha-1,2 glucosyltransferase, putative (Similar to S. cerevisiae DIE2) has translation MPLIIPSNDIYISIISKYVSVVIFLLFVIVMFNTISHQLTEPYIDEIFHLRQCQTYCQYNFHHWDNKITTPPGLYILGFIYSEGIKILTQGHLTCFDDNVLRSINLIGGVIILPRILKQFQFHKGSKNQFWSINIISQPLLFTYYFLFYTDVWSTILIVLSLGLINFKFLQYPMVSALIGFISLWFRQTNIIWIAFIASVFIDRQIKRTTTGFDRIYQFLMRSLTNWNKLLGYIINFILFALFLKLNGGITLGDNDNHQIELHIVQVFYCFTFITFFTIPCWLNKSTIKKYYDFINDHLILNSLLGVIIWYIMKNFTIVHPFLLADNRHYAFYIYKRLLSHSYLRPLILIGYHFSSFQIISSLSKGGQLSFIGIISYLIAICLTLIPSPLFEPRYYITPLIIFNLYIDHPHNLLEFIWLNSINLITSYIFLNKGIIW, from the coding sequence TGTTATGTTCAATACTATAAGTCATCAATTGACAGAACCttatattgatgaaatatttcatttacGTCAATGTCAAACTTATTGTCAATATAATTTCCATCATTGGGATAATAAAATCACTACACCACCAggattatatatattaggatttatttattctgAAGgtattaaaattttaacTCAAGGTCATTTAACTTgttttgatgataatgtttTACggtcaattaatttaattggtgGAGTGATTATATTACCAAGaatattaaaacaatttcaattccatAAAGGTTcaaagaatcaattttggagtattaatataatttcacaaccattattgtttacttattattttttgttttatacTGATGTTTGGTCGACAATTCTAATTGTTTTATCATTaggtttaattaattttaaatttttacaATACCCCATGGTAAGTGCATTAATAGGATTTATTAGTCTATGGTTCAGACAAACTAATATTATTTGGATAGCATTCATTGCTAGTGTATTTATAGATCGACAAATTAAACGTACAACAACTGGGTTTGATagaatttatcaatttttaatgagatcattaacaaattggaataaattattgggttatattattaatttcattttatttgccttatttttaaaattaaatggtGGAATTACTTTAggtgataatgataatcatcaaattgaattacaTATCGTTCAagtattttattgttttacaTTTATAACTTTTTTCACTATACCATGTTGGTTAAATAAATCTACCATTAAGAAATATTATGATTTCATTAATGATCATctaattttaaattcattGTTGGGAGTAATTATTTGGTATATCATGAAAAATTTCACTATTGTTCATCCATTTTTACTTGCAGATAATCGTCATTATgcattttatatttataaaagaTTATTAAGTCATTCATATCTTAGAccattgatattgatagGATATCATTTTTCCAGTTTCCAAATTATATCATCTTTAAGTAAAGGTGGTCAATTATCTtttattggtattattaGTTATTTAATAGCCATTTGTTTGACATTGATTCCATCACCATTATTTGAACCTCGTTATTATATTACCCCtttgattatattcaatttatacATAGATCATCCTcataatttattagaattTATTTGGTTAAACAGTATTAATTTAATCACATCATATATATTCTTAAACAAAGGAATCATTTGGTAg
- a CDS encoding cell wall assembly regulatory protein, putative (Similar to S. cerevisiae SMI1;~In S. cerevisiae: proposed to be involved in coordinating cell cycle progression with cell wall integrity) yields MKFGQKLQEFVYFLTTNDKYSEFDSRKSFNRINKPDSENLLGHHHNNSSLELVSNINDENSSAKNGSNSSSNNLQGIHEVNLAWRHIKNWLHKYSPDLNNSLQSKCTDSDLQDFQKDLSIKLPNCVIQYFKLVDGQYSDFESSGLIFGLKLMSLDEITTATENWRRVAGHLNEELKQNFKSGLSKLPSSHSNSNQLTRKFTPTSSSADSSITSPGANDIDIANIAQEPISTRSSIDISTTTSRTSSTHSTNTATSMTYSNNGSSATSSTSKKRGMNIPKQRSIPPNFIRETFAHPMWIPLITDGVGNYVGIDLSPASEGLLGQVILFGRDFDFKFQISDNWGDFLLIFANDLELGNWDLKQEQKNNDGDLFVGNEGDLVFIDKSSGLEVPYFEVLKTRSVKKWLNNLQKSSISSSTNTEEEADTNDKHHEQLLDELKNSQVSILTLSNKKFQSIDSFINNNLTLIDSMKKSELEGKSPVFTNHKTKLSSPSSPVTFTNNASKIKSPLSQDVTETILEGGEEEEEATKKKSTQPQPPPPPTTTTTTKTNIDQTLEEVDL; encoded by the coding sequence ATGAAGTTTGGTCaaaaattacaagaatttgtttattttttaactactaatgataaataCTCTGAATTTGATTCGAGGAAATCATTCAATAGAATCAATAAACCCGATTCTGAGAATTTATTAGGACATCACcataataattcatcattagaATTAGTTTCCAATATAAATGATGAGAATTCACTGGCAAAGAAtggtagtaatagtagtagtaacaATTTACAAGGAATTCATGAAGTTAATTTAGCTTGGAGACATATTAAAAATTGGTTACATAAATATTCTCctgatttaaataattcattacaAAGTAAATGTACTGATTCTGATTTACAAGATTTTCAAAaagatttatcaataaaattaCCAAATTGTGTcattcaatattttaaattagTTGATGGTCAATATTCTGATTTTGAATCATCAGGGTTAATATTTggattgaaattgatgtcATTAGATGAAATCACTACGGCAACTGAAAATTGGCGACGAGTAGCTGGTCATTtaaatgaagaattgaaacaaaattttaaatcagGTTTAAGTAAATTACCATCTTCACATTCAAATTCCAATCAATTAACAAGGAAATTCACTCCAACTAGTAGTAGTGCCGATAGTAGTATTACTAGCCCTGGTGCTAATGATATAGATATTGCGAATATTGCCCAAGAACCAATATCAACAAgatcttcaattgatatttcaaCTACAACATCAAGAACAAGCTCAACACATAGTACTAATACAGCAACTTCAATGACTTATAGCAACAACGGCTCTTCAGCAACTCTGCTGACGCTGAAAAAGAGGGGAATGAATATACCGAAACAACGATCAATCCCACCAAATTTCATTCGAGAAACATTTGCTCATCCAATGTGGATTCCATTAATTACTGATGGAGTAGGGAATTATGTTGGTATTGATTTATCTCCAGCATCAGAAGGTCTATTGGGTCAAGTTATATTATTTGGAAgagattttgatttcaaatttcaaatttctgATAATTGGGGTGATTTCTTATTAATTTTTGCTAATGATTTAGAATTAGGGAATTGGGATttaaaacaagaacaaaaaaataatgatggggatttgtttgttggtAATGAAGGTGATTTagtatttattgataaatcatcaGGTTTGGAAGTTCCATATTTTGAAGTATTGAAAACTCGAAGTGTGAAAAAATGGTTAAacaatttacaaaaatcgtcaatatcatcatcaacaaatacagaagaagaagcagaTACCAATGATAAACATCATGAACAATTATtagatgaattgaaaaatagtCAAGTTTCAATATTAACTTTGagtaataaaaaattcCAATCTATTGATagttttatcaataataatttgacaTTAATTGATAGTATGAAAAAATCAGAACTTGAAGGGAAATCCCCAGTCTTTACTAACCACAAAACTAAACTATCTTCACCATCACTGCCAGTCACATTTACTAATAATGCTAGTAAAATCAAAAGCCCATTATCTCAAGATGTCACAGAGACTATTCTAGAAGGaggagaagaagaggaagaagctaccaaaaaaaaatctacacaaccacaaccacctccaccaccaacaacaacaacaacaacaaaaacaaatatagATCAAACATTAGAAGAAGTAGATTTGTAA
- a CDS encoding mitochondrial ATP-dependent protease, putative (Similar to S. cerevisiae PIM1;~In S. cerevisiae: involved in intramitochondrial proteolysis; involved in degradation of misfolded proteins in mitochondria; required for bigenesis and maintenance of mitochondria): MAKYNNNNYANKATNLKQQVVLPTYTLDSNLVLLPGIMYNVTFSRFKAAALLYRYKNFISQVSIINNLLSEYDFNSGNSNEEERSETEQKIEQSSLGQPETYHEINPSVISTEAVEGIKEFFQYETNMKTGRGGKGEKEAKSTNDGIKEFDWLTLAIIPNLDKIKDPETNYSIGDAAKLTNVVTVARIIGIVDDSTNIKLTLQAITRGVQITDDSKMNQHKNGLKTNEQVIGIDWNHNVSDLKGKFNALQKNYQQLFQSIDKFLIDYREALDYNKNNSNNKNGNLSLIKGNATINNNKNSDDKSNQDIKSQNLLTLNPLANALYMQLVGSKDFNKAFHRLEKLFSQVSKNDEYKIDNETYLRLVDLTCGILPFPNFQKLALLNKYKLDDRSVLINEMILQLIQIFENLQTNNSFVNNWFHSEATNIQKANVVANQLKSIRNLLEGMTKNRPIKSNKRNPGPASSSGPSFSNGKSSPGRANARPKSNHQDGFNGNDGDYNDVDDDDDGDEDLKAIFNFIKHKLPTISTLSADSKRLILKDFKRVKASANSPGGGGNSDFHVLRNYLEIVMDIPWDNYVTKFKSNKDIDLKLAKKQLDDDHYGLEHVKKRLIQYLVVLKLLGINAEKDQSDKSQPIKDNSKDSPNSSSKALTKSPTSSLSRKTISSIVIANKDETYLAKQQAKTTNQKSITEAKTNPSTTMITSNESIHVSKNNKSPIIMLAGPPGTGKTSLAKSIASALGRNFQRISLGGIKDESEIRGHRRTYVGAMPGLLIQALRKSRCMNPVILLDEIDKVIGGNNSGGVNKFNGDPSAALLEVLDPEQNNTFIDHYLGFPIDLSQVIFICTANDPWNMTRPLLDRLETIEIGAYDYNEKLIIGKKYLLPRQIKRNGFPVVDTKKMTTVVAGSSNQDEFIRINDATMKKVILDYTRGEAGVRNFERRLGTLCRFKAVEYCEWLNKDIKNYNPIIDENDLPIYLGVPYSSGDVTTEGTVGVGVVHGLSYNSDGSGSVLVFESIGFDRRISNKEHNGGNGATLNMTGRLGEVLMESGKIGLVFIKSMIYKNILKFDNNNNNKHLLLDKYNNLDIHMHVPMGSVSKDGPSAGVTMALSFLSVLLDKPVPSDIAMTGEITLRGIILPIGGVKEKLMGAHLNSNIKRMIVPRENRKDLIKEYSRSIEEAGEVLDHHLINDLIKDNEDKEFKLTQVEEYYQNKYGISLFYAKEFYDIIKIVWNEDEVLLKQDNSRLLEYHI, encoded by the coding sequence ATGGCCAaatataacaacaataattatgCCAATAAGGcaacaaatttgaaacaacaagTAGTTTTACCTACTTATACTTTGGATTcaaatttggttttattgCCAGGTATAATGTATAATGTAACATTTTCAAGATTTAAAGCTGCTGCCTTATTATACCGttataaaaatttcatttcacAAGTCTCCATTATTAACAACTTGTTAAGTGAATACGATTTTAATAGTGGCAACAGCAATGAAGAAGAACGTTCTGAAACTGAACAAAAGATAGAACAATCTCTGTTGGGACAACCAGAAACTTATCATGAGATAAACCCTAGTGTGATTTCCACGGAAGCAGTTGAAGGTATTAAAGAGTTTTTCCAATATGAAACCAATATGAAAACTGGCCGAGGAGGAAAAGGAGAAAAAGAAGCTAAATCCACAAATGATGGTATCaaagaatttgattggTTAACATTAGCAATCATCCCAAATTTAGATAAAATCAAGGATCCAGAAACCAACTATAGTATTGGAGATGCAGCAAAATTGACCAATGTGGTTACTGTTGCTAGGATTATAGGTATCGTCGATGATTCTAccaatattaaattaactTTACAAGCAATCACTAGAGGAGTGCAAATAACTGATGATAGTAAAATGAATCAACATAAAAATGGGTTGAAAACGAATGAACAAGTCATTGGAATTGATTGGAATCATAATGTTTCCGATTTAAAGGGAAAATTCAATGCTTTGcagaaaaattatcaacaattgtttcaatCAATAGATAAATTCCTTATTGATTACCGTGAAGCATTAGATtataataagaataatagcaataacaaaaatggaaatttATCTTTAATTAAAGGTAATGCTAccattaacaataataaaaattcagatgataaatcaaatcaagaCATTAAAAGTCAGAATTTATTGACACTCAATCCTTTAGCTAATGCTTTATATATGCAATTAGTTGGTTCAAAAGACTTCAATAAGGCATTCCATCGTTTAGAGAAGTTATTTTCTCAGGTTtctaaaaatgatgaatataaaattgataatgaaactTATTTACGATTAGTTGATTTGACATGTGGGATTTTAccatttccaaattttcaaaaattggcattattaaataaatataaattggaTGATCGATCAGTATTAATCAATGAAATGATTTtacaattgattcaaatttttgagAATTTGCAAAccaataattcatttgtCAATAATTGGTTTCATAGTGAGGCAACAAATATTCAAAAGGCAAATGTTGTCGccaatcaattgaaatcaattagaAATTTATTGGAAGGAATGACTAAGAATCGaccaataaaatcaaataaaagaaatccAGGACCAGCTTCATCATCAGGTCCTTCATTTTCCAATGGCAAATCTTCCCCTGGTAGAGCTAACGCTAGaccaaaatcaaaccaTCAAGATGGATTTAATGGAAATGATGGTGATTACAATGACgtcgatgatgatgacgatggggatgaagatttgaaagcaatttttaatttcattaaacaTAAATTACCCACAATTTCAACCTTATCTGCCGATTCAAAACGTTTAATTCTTAAAGATTTCAAACGTGTTAAAGCATCAGCAAATTCTCCCGGTGGAGGTGGTAATTCTGATTTCCATGTTTTACGTAATTATTTAGAAATTGTTATGGATATTCCATGGGATAATTATGTGactaaattcaaatctaataaagatattgatttgaaattagcTAAAAAACAGTTAGATGATGATCATTATGGATTAGAACACGTTAAAAAGAGATTGATACAATATTTGGTGGTATTAAAATTGTTGGGTATTAATGCAGAAAAAGATCAATCTGATAAATCACAACCCATTAAGGATAACTCCAAAGACTCACCAAATTCTAGTTCAAAAGCATTAACAAAATCTCCAACATCATCGTTATCACGcaaaacaatatcatcTATTGTTATAGCAAACAAAGATGAAACATATTTAGCTAAACAACAAGCTAAAAccacaaatcaaaaatcaattactGAAGCTAAAACCAATCCTTCAACCACTATGATCACCTCCAATGAATCTATTCACGTatctaaaaataataaatcaccaATAATCATGCTTGCTGGACCTCCAGGTACTGGTAAAACATCTTTAGCTAAATCAATTGCTTCTGCTTTGGGACGTAATTTCCAAAGAATCTCTCTTGGTGGTATTAAAGATGAAAGTGAAATTAGAGGACATAGAAGAACTTATGTTGGAGCTATGCCCGGGTTATTAATTCAAGCATTACGTAAATCAAGATGTATGAATCCAGTGATTTTATtagatgaaattgataaagttATTGGTGGTAATAATTCTGGAGGagttaataaattcaatggtGATCCTTCAGCAGCGTTATTAGAAGTATTAGACCCAgaacaaaataatacttTTATTGATCACTATTTAGGATTcccaattgatttatcacAAGTAATATTCATTTGTACAGCCAATGATCCATGGAATATGACAAGACCATTATTAGATAGATTAGAAACGATCGAAATTGGTGCTTATGattataatgaaaaattaattattggtaaaaaatatttattgcCTAGACAAATTAAACGGAATGGATTCCCAGTTGTTGacaccaaaaaaatgacAACGGTGGTAGCGGGTAGTAGTAATCaagatgaatttattagaaTAAATGATGCTACTATGAAAAAAGTTATACTTGATTATACCCGAGGAGAAGCTGGAGTTagaaattttgaaagaCGATTAGGAACATTGTGTCGATTTAAAGCCGTTGAATATTGTGAATGGTTAAATAAggatattaaaaattataatcccataattgatgaaaatgatttaccAATTTATTTGGGAGTTCCATATTCACTGGGTGATGTAACTACTGAAGGGACAGTCGGAGTTGGAGTTGTTCATGGATTATCATATAATTCTGATGGATCTGGATCAGTATTAGTTTTTGAAAGTATTGGATTTGACAGAAGAATCAGCAATAAAGAACACAATGGTGGAAATGGAGCTACATTAAATATGACTGGTAGATTGGGCGAAGTATTAATGGAAAGTGGTAAGATTGGATTAGTATTTATTAAACTGATgatttataaaaatatattaaaatttgataacaacaacaacaacaaacattTATTGTTGGACAAGtataataatttggatATTCATATGCATGTTCCTATGGGGTCAGTATCTAAAGATGGCCCCTCAGCAGGAGTAACCATGGCATTACTGTTTTTATCAGTATTATTAGATAAACCAGTACCATCAGATATTGCCATGACTGGTGAAATCACTTTAAGAGGGATAATATTACCTATTGGAGGagttaaagaaaaattaatgGGAGCtcatttaaattcaaatattaaacGAATGATTGTACCTCGAGAAAATCGTaaagatttaataaaagaatatagTAGAAGTATTGAAGAAGCTGGTGAAGTATTAgatcatcatttaattaatgatttaattaaagataATGAAGATAAGGAATTTAAATTGACTCAAGTGGAAgaatattatcaaaataaatatggTATATCTTTGTTTTATGCTAAAGAATTTtatgatattattaaaattgttTGGAATGAAGACGAAGTGTTATTAAAGCAAGATAATTCAAGATTACTTGAATATCATATTTAA
- the YST1 gene encoding 40S ribosomal protein S0 (In S. cerevisiae: protein component of the small (40S) ribosomal subunit, nearly identical to Rps0Bp; required for maturation of 18S rRNA along with Rps0Bp;~implicated in control of filamentation in C. albicans;~spliced gene), whose amino-acid sequence MSLPASFDLTPEDAKLLLAANVHLGAKNVQVHNKPYVYKTRPDGMNIINIGKTWEKIVLAARIIAAVPNASDVAVCSSRTFGQRAVLKFAAHTGATAIAGRFTPGNFTNYITRSFKEPRLVIVTDPRTDAQAIKESSYVNIPVIALTDMDSPSEYVDVAIPCNNKGKHSIGLIWWLIAREVLRLRGIIPDRTTEWSVMPDLYFYRDPEEVEQNAAEEAKTEEVEEAPVAEAETEWTGETEDVDWADSGATPAAEDAAASNW is encoded by the exons ATGTCATTACCAGCTTCATTTGACTTAACTCCAGAAGACGCTAAATTGTTATTAGCTGCCAACGTCCACTTGGGTGCTAAGAACGTTCAA GTTCACAACAAACCATATGTTTACAAAACCAGACCAGATGGTATgaacatcatcaacattgGTAAAACTTGggaaaaaattgttttggCTGCCAGAATCATTGCTGCCGTTCCAAACGCTTCTGATGTTGCTGTTTGTTCTTCAAGAACTTTTGGTCAAAGAGctgttttgaaatttgcTGCTCACACTGGTGCTACTGCCATTGCTGGTAGATTCACTCCAGGTAACTTTACCAATTATATCACTCGTTCTTTCAAAGAACCAAGATTAGTTATTGTTACTGACCCAAGAACCGATGCTCAAGCCATCAAAGAATCTTCTTATGTTAACATTCCAGTTATTGCTTTGACTGACATGGACTCTCCATCTGAATACGTTGATGTTGCCATTCCATGTAACAACAAAGGTAAACACTCTATTGGTTTAATCTGGTGGTTAATTGCCAGAGAAGTCTTGAGATTAAGAGGTATTATTCCAGACAGAACTACCGAATGGTCAGTTATGCCAGATTTGTACTTCTACAGAGACCCAGAAGAAGTTGAACAAAATGCTGCTGAAGAAGCTAAGActgaagaagttgaagaagCCCCAGTTGCTGAAGCTGAAACTGAATGGACTGGTGAAACTGAAGATGTTGATTGGGCTGATTCTGGTGCTACCCCAGCTGCTGAAGATGCTGCTGCTTCCAACTGGTAA
- a CDS encoding uncharacterized membrane protein yjl163c homologue, putative: MTSVEPDIESEALLETAANDAYQAIVEEEESDNSSQDEDVVWLREQIENNKAISWINRPSVYILGLVICIFMIALASTIGVKQIILFKLACNTVANSKGYCDPIDTQVLVSSYEMYSMVGGTLVSLIPVAKAGELSDIYGRKPFFIAMFVSATTSHLCSYLIFHHYNTFPFKSLLAAQWISSMCGGTIMVPALIGSYISDIVESQGRIYALGLGMSSLFIGQSLGPIFGNWISSIGKHLNQEPETIIIRAITSSSSILPSEFFLLKIEIIIDIIICIYVITLFPESRNAKARAKSRANSIASSNSSARGVVAFSGGGGGDAADQLQELNNQQLTTTRSKLSIFFNIFSPLVILTYPNSLINENSKHRASQYRFVVISLIISQCINMMTIMTLGQILIQYGIFVFDWSSQDVGNLLTVLASTRAIILIVILPIFQNKILKKIFKFKVLKKQLDMIDYSLMLIGYSVDFIFLILLVYTKSTTQVLTLGAFYSVGSIAHPTTQSTLLKFYPTSKTGVVFGANTLLHNIVGVVAPVMIMNFYSKTLKNGWPGAVFVLYSLLVSIIIILVVVSKRVLKLDVNTTDERLIRSNSSVSLARS, translated from the coding sequence ATGACATCAGTGGAACCAGATATTGAAAGTGAGGCATTATTAGAAACGGCAGCCAATGATGCCTATCAAGCAATCgtcgaagaagaagaactgGATAACTCATCACAAGATGAGGACGTTGTTTGGTTAAGagaacaaattgaaaacaataaagCAATCTCATGGATCAATCGTCCGTCAGTTTATATTCTTGGATTAGTGATTTGTATTTTCATGATTGCCTTAGCTTCTACTATAGGAGTTAAGCAAATTATCCTTTTTAAATTAGCTTGTAATACAGTAGCTAATTCTAAAGGTTATTGTGATCCTATTGATACTCAAGTATTAGTTTCTTCATATGAAATGTATTCTATGGTTGGTGGTACTTTAGTTTCCTTAATCCCTGTGGCTAAAGCTGGAGAATTAAGTGATATATATGGTAGGAAACCTTTTTTCATTGCCATGTTTGTATCGGCAACAACATCTCATTTATGTTCATATCTTATATTCCATCATTATAATACTTTCccatttaaatcattattagcAGCACAATGGATTTCTTCAATGTGTGGAGGGACGATTATGGTACCTGCATTAATTGGATCATATATTTCTGATATTGTGGAATCTCAAGGAAGAATTTATGCCTTGGGTTTAGGAATGTCATCACTTTTCATTGGTCAATCATTAGGACCAATATTTGGTAATTGGATAAGTTCAATAGGTAAACATTTAAATCAAGAACCAgaaactattattattagggCTATTACTAGTTCATCATCTATTCTTCCTAGTGAATTTTTcttattgaaaatagaaatcattattgatataattatttgtatttatGTCATTACATTATTCCCAGAATCAAGAAATGCCAAAGCTCGAGCAAAATCAAGAGCCAATTCAATAGCTTCTTCTAATTCAAGCGCAAGAGGTGTTGTTGCTtttagtggtggtggtggtggtgatgcTGCTGAtcaattacaagaattaaataacCAACAATTGACTACAACAAGAAGTAAATTgagtatttttttcaatattttctcCCCTTTGGTCATATTAACTTATCCTAATAGTTTAATCAATGAAAATAGTAAACATCGGGCGTCACAATATAGATTTGTTGTTATATCATTGATTATATCTCAATGTATCAATATGATGACGATAATGACTCTTGGTCAAATTTTAATCCAATATGGgatatttgtatttgattGGTCTAGTCAAGATGTTGGTAATTTATTAACTGTTTTAGCATCAACAAGAGCTATTATATTGATTGTTATATTAccaattttccaaaataaaatccttaaaaaaattttcaaatttaaagtattgaaaaaacaattagaTATGATTGATTATTCATTAATGTTAATTGGATATCTGGtagattttatttttttgatattattagtatATACTAAATCAACTACTCAAGTATTAACTTTAGGAGCATTTTATTCAGTTGGTTCAATAGCCCATCCAACAACTCAATCaacattattgaaattttatcCAACTTCGAAGACTGGAGTGGTGTTTGGTGCTAATACTTTATTACATAATATAGTTGGAGTCGTAGCACCAgttatgattatgaatttTTATTCTAAAACTTTGAAGAATGGTTGGCCTGGAGCAgtatttgttttatattctttattggtatcgattatcattattcttgttgttgttagtaAACGAGTATTGAAATTAGATGTCAATACTACTGATGAAAGATTGATTCGAAGTAATTCTTCAGTTTCATTAGCAAGATCCTAA